One Natrinema marinum genomic window carries:
- the dph5 gene encoding diphthine synthase: MLTFIGLGLYDERSITVEGRDALRAADRVYAEFYTSRLIGTTIEDLESAHEIEIDVRDRAGVEQHPEEMLEAAEREDVAFLTAGDTMISTTHVDLRLRAHDRGIETRVIHGVTAQTATSSLTGLQNYRFGKATTLPFPYAHGADGLPASVTETIDANRADGLHTVVYLDIKAEREEYMTADTGADLLAEEYPDLVGVVVARAGSPDPLVEAGTMTDLADRTFGDPLHLLVVPGECHLLEADALVELAGADRDALEIA, encoded by the coding sequence ATGCTCACGTTCATCGGTCTCGGCCTCTACGACGAGCGGTCGATCACCGTCGAGGGCCGCGACGCCCTCCGGGCGGCCGACCGCGTCTACGCCGAGTTCTACACCAGCCGGCTGATCGGGACGACGATCGAAGACCTCGAGTCCGCCCACGAGATCGAGATCGACGTCCGCGATCGGGCGGGCGTCGAACAACACCCCGAAGAGATGCTCGAGGCGGCCGAACGCGAGGACGTGGCCTTTCTGACGGCGGGCGACACGATGATTTCGACGACCCACGTCGACCTCCGGTTGCGGGCTCACGACCGCGGGATCGAGACGCGGGTGATCCACGGCGTCACGGCCCAGACGGCGACCAGTTCGCTAACTGGGCTGCAGAACTACCGGTTCGGGAAGGCGACGACGCTCCCGTTTCCCTACGCCCACGGGGCCGACGGTCTCCCCGCGAGCGTGACCGAGACGATCGATGCGAATCGGGCCGACGGGCTGCACACGGTCGTCTACCTCGATATAAAAGCCGAACGCGAGGAGTACATGACCGCCGACACCGGCGCCGACCTCCTCGCCGAGGAGTACCCCGATCTGGTCGGCGTCGTCGTCGCCCGCGCGGGCAGCCCCGACCCGCTCGTCGAGGCCGGGACGATGACCGACCTCGCGGACCGGACGTTCGGCGACCCGCTGCACCTGCTCGTCGTTCCGGGGGAGTGTCACCTGCTCGAGGCCGACGCGCTGGTCGAGCTGGCCGGGGCGGATCGCGACGCCCTCGAAATCGCCTGA